One Opitutia bacterium DNA segment encodes these proteins:
- a CDS encoding carbon-nitrogen hydrolase family protein → MRITVCQLPDERPAFETAWHALAEHAAVERSELVVLPELPFHSWFAREQNFSPTVWADVVAAHERGRDRLAELHAPLVLTTRAVNQGATRLNVGCVWSREHGLTDVHAKRYLPEEEGFHEASWYHHGPDVFTAGQAGATRLGFLICTELWAMDAARTYSAAGIHLLVTPRATGSQSVEKWLLGGRVAAIVSGAFSVSSNRAASDGSFGGCGWIIDPDGRVLATTSADRPFATVDCDLALAEEAKRTYPRYALLR, encoded by the coding sequence ATGCGCATCACCGTCTGCCAGCTCCCCGACGAACGCCCGGCGTTCGAAACCGCGTGGCACGCCCTCGCCGAACATGCCGCCGTCGAACGCAGCGAACTCGTGGTCCTGCCCGAGCTGCCGTTTCACTCGTGGTTCGCGCGCGAGCAGAATTTCTCGCCGACGGTCTGGGCCGACGTCGTCGCCGCACACGAGCGCGGACGCGACCGACTCGCCGAACTGCACGCTCCGCTCGTCCTCACCACCCGCGCCGTGAATCAAGGCGCCACGCGCCTCAACGTCGGCTGCGTTTGGTCGCGCGAGCACGGCCTCACCGACGTCCACGCCAAGCGCTACCTCCCCGAGGAGGAAGGCTTCCACGAAGCCTCGTGGTATCATCACGGCCCCGACGTGTTCACGGCCGGCCAAGCCGGAGCCACCCGCCTCGGCTTTCTCATCTGCACCGAGCTCTGGGCCATGGACGCCGCGCGCACCTACTCCGCCGCCGGCATTCATCTGCTGGTCACCCCGCGCGCCACCGGTTCGCAGAGCGTGGAGAAGTGGCTGCTCGGCGGCCGCGTCGCCGCGATCGTTTCCGGCGCATTTTCCGTTTCCTCGAATCGTGCCGCGAGCGACGGGAGCTTCGGCGGCTGCGGGTGGATTATCGATCCGGACGGCCGCGTCCTCGCCACGACGTCCGCCGACCGGCCGTTCGCGACGGTCGACTGCGATCTCGCCCTCGCGGAGGAAGCCAAGCGCACTTATCCGCGCTACGCCCTGCTGCGGTAA
- a CDS encoding cupin domain-containing protein — MDRINLAEKLSLFSRHWDPQIVAELNGQHVKLVKIQGEFVWHHHDHEDELFLVLRGSFRMEYRERTVELREGDMVVVPRGVEHRPVAPQECSILLFEPAGTVNTGNTRGELTRDGRARI; from the coding sequence ATGGACCGCATCAACCTCGCCGAAAAACTCAGCCTCTTCTCGCGCCACTGGGATCCCCAGATCGTCGCCGAACTCAACGGCCAGCACGTGAAACTCGTGAAGATCCAAGGCGAGTTCGTCTGGCACCACCACGACCACGAGGACGAGCTGTTCCTCGTCCTGCGCGGCTCATTCCGCATGGAATACCGCGAGCGCACCGTCGAGCTGCGCGAGGGCGACATGGTCGTCGTGCCCCGCGGCGTCGAGCACCGGCCCGTCGCCCCCCAGGAGTGCAGCATTCTGCTCTTTGAGCCCGCCGGCACCGTCAACACCGGCAACACCCGCGGCGAACTCACCCGCGACGGCCGCGCCCGGATCTGA
- a CDS encoding GNAT family N-acetyltransferase, with protein sequence MSLRDGNTVGIASVRSDASIVRPAAQLRPARTEDSAACRALVNGVLAEFGLQPDPAATDADLADVVAHYAARGGDFAVLVDETGTIVGTCGLFPVEPGVVELRKMYLVPAWRGHGQGRRLLDWALTRARELGFRSMTLETATVLKDAIALYERHGFQRQCSGVHSCRCDLSYNRDL encoded by the coding sequence GTGTCGCTCCGCGACGGAAACACCGTTGGCATCGCGTCCGTCCGCTCCGATGCTTCGATCGTGCGTCCCGCCGCCCAACTCCGCCCCGCCCGCACCGAGGATTCGGCCGCGTGTCGCGCACTCGTCAACGGCGTGCTCGCCGAATTCGGCCTCCAGCCCGATCCCGCCGCCACCGATGCCGACCTCGCCGACGTCGTGGCGCACTACGCGGCTCGCGGCGGCGATTTCGCGGTGCTGGTCGACGAAACCGGGACGATCGTCGGAACGTGCGGGCTTTTTCCCGTCGAGCCCGGCGTCGTCGAACTCCGCAAAATGTATCTCGTCCCGGCCTGGCGCGGCCACGGCCAAGGCCGCCGACTCCTCGACTGGGCGCTCACCCGCGCCCGCGAACTCGGCTTCCGAAGCATGACCCTCGAGACCGCGACCGTGCTCAAAGACGCCATCGCGCTCTACGAACGCCACGGCTTCCAGCGCCAGTGCAGCGGCGTGCACTCCTGCCGCTGCGATTTGTCCTACAACCGCGACCTCTGA
- a CDS encoding sel1 repeat family protein: MVFLAGVLSRAETAPEWPDAPAVILREDIFGIRFRLAREDKGAKGAERFLREAMARGMTSEVKAYVAWVSLWSEAWGLPPILEPPACEALLRSAVEEGSGLAADVLGRAMIYGQGGISRDVPQGMKLLDLAVQRGCARALARRGLFRITGFGGPPDVLRGALEVREAAAKGSAIGLIDLAAGFESGQIGGAPNLTLALEHYYLLALENENTGWKKLEEFEQKGVPGARFMRALAYVRFANEGGFIAPSVVSRKLAVLEEEQSDSRAWVELGVARLFGVDWIKRNPALAKNYFTRAELAGNPEAKFFLAYMRLRGLAGPQETEAALAEMTALADAGDARACARLGYYYYWGASEAGKLKKDPAKALHYSRRGAELGSKNAALNLAHHYKHGIGTAENPVLAAKLYWIAKEYGVYGAKEDLVRQLAFARVR, encoded by the coding sequence ATGGTTTTCCTGGCTGGGGTGCTCAGCCGGGCCGAAACGGCGCCCGAATGGCCCGACGCGCCCGCGGTGATCCTGCGGGAGGATATCTTCGGCATCCGTTTCCGGCTTGCGCGAGAGGACAAAGGAGCAAAGGGCGCCGAGCGGTTTTTGCGCGAGGCGATGGCGCGCGGGATGACCTCGGAAGTGAAGGCCTATGTGGCGTGGGTGAGCCTGTGGTCGGAAGCGTGGGGCTTGCCGCCGATCCTCGAGCCCCCGGCCTGCGAGGCGCTGTTGCGTTCCGCCGTGGAGGAGGGCAGCGGCCTCGCTGCGGATGTGCTGGGCCGCGCGATGATTTACGGGCAGGGCGGCATCTCGCGCGACGTGCCCCAAGGGATGAAATTGCTGGATCTGGCGGTGCAGCGGGGCTGCGCCCGCGCGCTGGCGCGGCGGGGTTTGTTTCGCATCACCGGATTCGGCGGGCCGCCGGACGTGTTGCGCGGCGCGCTGGAAGTGCGCGAGGCCGCGGCCAAGGGTTCGGCGATCGGGTTGATCGATTTGGCGGCGGGATTCGAATCGGGCCAAATCGGCGGCGCCCCCAATCTCACGCTGGCGCTGGAGCACTACTACCTCCTCGCACTCGAAAACGAGAACACCGGCTGGAAGAAGCTGGAGGAATTCGAACAGAAGGGCGTGCCCGGCGCGCGCTTCATGCGGGCGCTGGCTTACGTGCGCTTCGCGAACGAAGGCGGCTTCATCGCGCCGTCGGTGGTGAGCCGAAAGCTGGCGGTGTTGGAAGAGGAGCAAAGCGACTCGCGCGCCTGGGTGGAACTGGGTGTGGCGCGTCTGTTCGGCGTCGACTGGATCAAGCGCAACCCGGCGTTGGCGAAGAACTATTTCACGCGCGCGGAACTCGCGGGGAACCCCGAGGCGAAGTTCTTCCTCGCTTACATGCGCCTGCGGGGCCTCGCCGGCCCGCAAGAAACCGAGGCGGCGCTCGCCGAGATGACCGCACTGGCGGACGCGGGCGACGCGCGCGCGTGCGCACGGCTGGGCTATTACTACTATTGGGGCGCGTCGGAGGCCGGCAAATTGAAGAAGGATCCGGCCAAGGCGCTCCACTACAGCCGGCGGGGAGCGGAGCTGGGCTCGAAGAACGCGGCGCTCAACCTCGCGCACCACTACAAGCACGGCATCGGCACCGCCGAAAACCCGGTGTTGGCGGCCAAACTCTACTGGATCGCGAAGGAATACGGCGTCTACGGGGCGAAGGAAGACCTGGTGCGGCAACTCGCGTTCGCCCGCGTGCGCTGA
- a CDS encoding DoxX family protein, which translates to MQLNSLFASLVATSASFAPLFLRLSLGIMILPHGLQKTLGWFGGYGFQGTMGYLTNTVGAPWIFALLAILAESVGGVMLLAGVGTRVAALGVGGVMVVAALQHRSNGFFMNWFGNQKGEGIEFHLLALGMVLALLVLGGGKWSIDALLGR; encoded by the coding sequence ATGCAACTAAATTCCCTCTTCGCTTCCCTCGTCGCCACCAGCGCCTCCTTCGCGCCGCTGTTCCTGCGGCTTTCGCTCGGGATCATGATTCTGCCGCACGGCCTGCAGAAAACACTCGGCTGGTTCGGCGGCTATGGCTTCCAAGGCACCATGGGCTACCTGACGAACACCGTCGGCGCGCCGTGGATCTTCGCGCTGCTCGCGATCCTCGCCGAGTCGGTCGGCGGCGTGATGCTCCTCGCCGGCGTAGGCACCCGCGTCGCCGCGTTGGGCGTCGGCGGCGTCATGGTGGTGGCGGCGCTCCAGCACCGTTCAAACGGCTTTTTCATGAACTGGTTCGGCAACCAAAAGGGCGAAGGCATCGAATTTCACCTCCTCGCGCTCGGCATGGTGCTCGCGCTGCTCGTGCTCGGCGGCGGCAAGTGGTCGATCGACGCCCTCCTGGGGCGGTAA
- a CDS encoding MarR family transcriptional regulator, producing MKQPHLPETHLEAWRRYYVSFWRIFAAIEADLQAAGLPSLSWYDALYELYLAPDRHLRMSELARSALLSRSGLTRLVDKLEKEKLILRKSCPSDGRVQHAQLTDKGVEVLRKIWPVYRAGIAKYFAAHLSEAEAQEFARMMSKVVTAMQATSGPVACEKNKKLPE from the coding sequence ATGAAGCAGCCTCACCTGCCCGAAACGCACCTCGAAGCCTGGCGGCGTTACTACGTTTCCTTCTGGCGAATCTTCGCGGCGATCGAAGCGGATCTGCAGGCGGCGGGGCTGCCGTCGCTGAGCTGGTATGATGCGCTCTACGAGCTCTACCTCGCGCCCGACCGGCACCTGCGCATGAGCGAACTGGCGCGGAGCGCGTTGCTCAGCCGCAGCGGATTGACGCGGCTCGTGGACAAGCTCGAGAAGGAGAAGCTCATCCTCCGCAAATCCTGCCCGAGCGACGGGCGGGTGCAGCATGCGCAATTGACGGACAAGGGCGTCGAAGTGCTGCGCAAGATCTGGCCCGTTTACCGCGCGGGCATCGCGAAGTATTTCGCTGCGCACCTGAGCGAAGCCGAGGCGCAGGAATTCGCGCGCATGATGAGCAAAGTCGTCACCGCGATGCAGGCGACCAGCGGTCCCGTGGCCTGCGAGAAGAACAAGAAGCTGCCGGAGTGA
- a CDS encoding heme-binding domain-containing protein: MAVVKPPTARRASAEVLPAARRRGNFPTVKTSAKILLGLGAVLVVAQAVRPMGNHGTVAGPNHIGKLAPVPAEVESILQRACYDCHSNATNYPWYANIQPVGWWLEKHVRDGKRHLNFSEFTTYTLKRATRKLEETAEEVRGGEMPLGSYTWVHRDAKLTDAEIKTLADWATNARRTVGAALSAPAK, encoded by the coding sequence ATGGCCGTAGTGAAGCCGCCCACGGCCCGGCGCGCGAGCGCAGAAGTCTTGCCCGCGGCGCGCCGCCGTGGAAATTTCCCGACCGTGAAGACTTCCGCCAAAATCCTCCTGGGCCTCGGCGCGGTGCTGGTCGTCGCGCAGGCCGTCCGCCCGATGGGCAACCACGGCACGGTCGCCGGCCCCAACCACATCGGCAAACTCGCGCCCGTCCCGGCGGAAGTGGAATCGATCCTCCAGCGCGCCTGCTACGACTGCCACTCGAACGCCACGAACTACCCGTGGTATGCCAACATCCAGCCCGTAGGCTGGTGGCTCGAAAAGCACGTGCGCGACGGCAAGCGCCACCTGAATTTCTCCGAGTTCACCACCTACACACTCAAGCGCGCCACGCGCAAACTCGAGGAGACCGCCGAGGAGGTGCGCGGGGGCGAGATGCCGCTGGGCTCCTACACGTGGGTGCACCGCGACGCCAAGCTGACTGACGCGGAGATCAAGACGCTCGCCGACTGGGCGACGAACGCGCGCCGCACGGTCGGCGCGGCCTTGAGCGCGCCGGCGAAGTGA
- a CDS encoding rhamnogalacturonan acetylesterase, whose translation MIGFLGVLTAAAPLSATQLHLAGDSTMATKERKTPNPEYGWGEALPRYFSERLTVVNYALNGRSSKSFIAEGVWRKLVDALQPGDWVIVQFGHNDQKPDAARHTEPRGEFAGNLRRMIADVRAKNATPVLATSVARRKWAADGAHLVDTHGDYIVAVREVGAAEKVPVLELNALTTALEQAHGVEGSKRLHLWIAPGVYARNAKKGWQDDTHYSAYGADRVAALAVQEIIRLGLPLGEFLAGDPPAGAQPDGKAER comes from the coding sequence GTGATCGGTTTTCTCGGCGTGCTCACGGCGGCGGCGCCGTTGTCCGCCACCCAGCTCCATCTCGCGGGCGACTCGACGATGGCGACCAAAGAGCGCAAGACGCCCAATCCGGAATATGGCTGGGGCGAGGCGCTGCCGCGCTACTTCAGCGAACGGCTCACGGTCGTGAACTACGCGTTGAACGGCCGCAGCTCGAAGTCGTTCATCGCGGAAGGCGTGTGGCGAAAGCTCGTCGATGCGCTGCAGCCGGGCGATTGGGTGATCGTCCAGTTCGGCCACAACGACCAGAAACCCGACGCCGCGCGCCACACCGAGCCGCGCGGGGAGTTCGCCGGCAATCTCCGGCGCATGATCGCCGACGTGCGCGCGAAAAACGCCACGCCGGTGCTCGCCACCTCGGTCGCGCGCCGCAAATGGGCAGCCGACGGCGCGCATCTCGTCGATACGCACGGCGACTACATCGTGGCGGTCCGCGAGGTCGGCGCGGCGGAAAAGGTGCCGGTGCTCGAACTCAACGCGCTCACCACCGCGCTGGAGCAAGCGCACGGCGTCGAAGGCTCGAAGCGACTGCACCTCTGGATTGCGCCCGGCGTCTACGCGCGCAACGCGAAGAAGGGCTGGCAGGACGACACGCATTACTCCGCCTACGGCGCGGATCGCGTGGCGGCGCTGGCGGTGCAGGAAATCATCCGCCTCGGCTTGCCGCTCGGGGAATTTCTCGCCGGCGATCCGCCGGCCGGCGCGCAGCCGGACGGGAAGGCCGAACGCTAG
- a CDS encoding methyltransferase domain-containing protein has product MSFDLLAPHYGWMERVLAGRLLQRARTAWVDQLADREHLLIAGVGHGRFLHELLPQHCRLHVTCVDASAGMLREAEKRARQARLDVTRVQFVHARLPEWRADAGKFDALATHFFLDCFAPRELAAVVASLADAATPDAVWLVTDFAVPPRGWTRQRARAVHALMYAFFRLATRLPARRLTPPDELLAARGFALAGRRTFSRGLLQSDWWRRSRTA; this is encoded by the coding sequence GTGAGCTTCGATCTCCTCGCTCCGCATTACGGCTGGATGGAGCGCGTGCTCGCCGGGCGCCTGCTGCAACGCGCGCGGACGGCGTGGGTCGACCAACTGGCCGATCGCGAGCACCTGCTGATCGCCGGCGTCGGACACGGGCGGTTTCTCCACGAATTGCTCCCGCAGCACTGCCGGCTGCACGTGACCTGCGTCGACGCCAGCGCCGGCATGTTGCGCGAAGCGGAAAAGCGCGCCCGCCAAGCGCGGCTCGACGTGACGCGCGTGCAGTTCGTCCACGCGCGTCTGCCCGAGTGGCGCGCCGACGCGGGAAAGTTCGACGCGCTCGCCACGCACTTCTTTCTCGATTGCTTCGCGCCGCGCGAGCTCGCCGCCGTAGTCGCGTCACTGGCCGATGCGGCGACGCCGGACGCCGTGTGGCTGGTGACCGATTTCGCCGTGCCACCCCGCGGATGGACACGCCAACGGGCGCGCGCCGTGCACGCGCTGATGTATGCGTTCTTCCGCCTCGCGACGCGGCTGCCGGCGCGCCGCCTCACTCCGCCGGACGAGTTGCTCGCCGCGCGAGGTTTCGCGCTGGCCGGCCGGCGAACCTTCAGTCGCGGCTTGTTGCAGTCGGATTGGTGGCGGCGTTCTCGGACGGCGTGA
- a CDS encoding methyltransferase domain-containing protein, producing the protein MTATLEPSADHERAKYEQMWEHEDYRKFSPGLHALERLDLAARFRDLGVRTILDAGCGSGKFMRRIMEHNQADFSIRGFDIAANCLDPWFADKMTPGFLTLGCMWDEGALPAPNDAVVCTDVMEHIPTEHVPAVLRNLRAAATRCVFLGIALFPDAFGPKVLGAPLHLTVQPVDWWRAQVADAGLETISGAVQKNPDGTPMWLYLLCRPAVA; encoded by the coding sequence ATGACCGCCACTCTCGAACCCTCCGCCGACCACGAACGCGCCAAATACGAGCAAATGTGGGAGCACGAGGATTACCGCAAATTCTCGCCCGGCCTCCACGCCCTCGAGCGCCTCGATCTCGCCGCGCGCTTCCGCGACCTCGGCGTGCGCACGATCCTCGACGCCGGCTGCGGCTCCGGGAAATTCATGCGCCGCATCATGGAGCACAACCAGGCGGACTTCTCCATCCGCGGCTTCGACATCGCCGCCAACTGCCTCGACCCGTGGTTCGCCGACAAGATGACGCCCGGCTTCCTCACGCTCGGCTGCATGTGGGACGAAGGCGCGCTCCCCGCGCCGAACGACGCCGTGGTCTGCACCGACGTCATGGAGCACATCCCCACCGAGCACGTGCCCGCCGTGTTGCGCAACCTGCGCGCCGCCGCGACGCGCTGCGTGTTTCTCGGCATCGCGCTTTTTCCCGACGCCTTCGGCCCCAAAGTCCTCGGCGCGCCGCTTCACCTCACGGTCCAACCCGTCGACTGGTGGCGCGCGCAAGTCGCCGACGCCGGCCTCGAGACGATCTCCGGCGCCGTGCAGAAAAATCCCGACGGCACGCCGATGTGGCTCTACCTGCTCTGCCGCCCGGCCGTCGCGTGA
- a CDS encoding EamA family transporter has translation MNNLGLFITSVLIWGSTWLAITFQLGKVPPEVSVAYRFALASAMLFAWCGVRGLRLRYSWAEHRWMALQGLCLFGLNYLTIYLAEAEISSGLVALVFSLIVFMNIVLARVFFGTPIRPAMMLAALLGVGGVTLVFLPELGHGVGRGNALLGLGLAAASTCFASLGNMISARNQRQGFPVMQTNAYGMAYGALFVALYALALGRPFVFDATPAYVGSLIYLALFGSVIAFGAYLTLIGRIGADRAGYTGAVIPIVAVVLSTFFEGLQWHATTFVGVALCLAGNVVVLRGKAAAARAAATGAPAKT, from the coding sequence ATGAACAACCTCGGACTGTTTATCACCTCGGTGCTGATCTGGGGTTCCACGTGGCTGGCGATCACGTTCCAACTCGGGAAGGTGCCGCCCGAGGTGTCGGTCGCGTATCGTTTCGCCCTCGCGAGCGCGATGTTGTTCGCCTGGTGCGGCGTGCGGGGGCTGCGGCTGCGCTATTCGTGGGCCGAGCACCGCTGGATGGCGTTGCAGGGGTTGTGTCTGTTCGGGCTCAACTACCTGACGATCTACCTCGCGGAGGCGGAGATCAGCTCGGGGCTGGTGGCGCTGGTGTTCTCGTTGATCGTGTTCATGAACATCGTGCTGGCGCGGGTGTTCTTCGGGACGCCGATCCGGCCGGCGATGATGCTGGCGGCGTTGCTCGGCGTGGGCGGCGTGACTCTCGTGTTCCTGCCCGAGCTGGGTCATGGCGTCGGTCGCGGCAACGCCCTGCTCGGGCTCGGACTCGCGGCGGCTTCGACGTGCTTTGCCTCGCTCGGCAACATGATCTCGGCGCGGAATCAGCGGCAGGGATTTCCGGTGATGCAGACCAACGCCTACGGCATGGCCTACGGCGCGCTCTTCGTGGCGCTCTACGCGCTGGCGCTCGGGCGGCCGTTCGTGTTCGACGCGACGCCGGCCTACGTCGGGTCGCTGATCTACCTCGCGCTGTTCGGGTCGGTCATCGCGTTCGGCGCTTACCTGACGCTGATCGGCCGCATCGGGGCGGACCGTGCGGGCTACACGGGCGCGGTGATTCCGATCGTCGCGGTGGTGCTCTCGACGTTTTTCGAGGGATTGCAGTGGCACGCGACGACCTTCGTCGGCGTGGCGCTCTGCCTCGCGGGCAACGTCGTGGTGTTGCGCGGCAAGGCTGCGGCGGCGCGAGCGGCCGCGACCGGCGCGCCCGCGAAAACTTAA
- a CDS encoding DUF1643 domain-containing protein translates to MDNVCHFSPDRRHRYSLVHQWNPLFGDRLIMWIGLNPSTADESQLDPTLTRIADFSKREGFDGFLMANLFGLRTPYPEEMMKDPDPVGAENDTSLLAAAARCEKIVAAWGVSGVYQARAEAVVKLFSGRELWCLGTTQDGHPRHPLYVAAKQPLVRWPPAAPATER, encoded by the coding sequence TTGGACAACGTCTGTCACTTCTCGCCCGACCGCCGGCACCGCTACTCGCTGGTGCACCAGTGGAACCCGCTCTTCGGCGACCGGTTGATCATGTGGATCGGGCTCAATCCCTCCACGGCCGACGAGTCGCAGCTCGACCCGACGCTCACGCGCATCGCGGATTTTTCGAAACGCGAGGGCTTCGACGGCTTCCTCATGGCCAATCTCTTCGGCCTGCGCACGCCCTACCCCGAAGAGATGATGAAAGACCCCGACCCGGTCGGCGCGGAAAACGACACCTCGCTCCTCGCCGCCGCCGCGCGGTGCGAGAAGATCGTCGCCGCGTGGGGCGTCAGCGGCGTCTACCAGGCGCGCGCGGAGGCGGTCGTGAAACTCTTCTCCGGCCGCGAACTGTGGTGCCTCGGCACGACGCAAGACGGCCATCCGCGCCACCCGCTCTACGTCGCCGCCAAGCAGCCGCTCGTGCGCTGGCCGCCCGCCGCACCCGCGACAGAGCGTTAA
- a CDS encoding site-specific DNA-methyltransferase: MTSPASPERLPLSSPDLAAERLARLRELLPGAFTEGKLVPAKLAELVGAAALSATPERYGLSYAGRAEALREMLAPSPGTLRPDREKSVAWDATENLIVEGDNLHVLKLLQSAYAGAVKLIYIDPPYNTGNDFVYPDDFRAGVRHYKELTQQTLSTNAETSGRYHSDWLKMMHPRLALARNLLRDDGVIFVSIDDHEVQSLRPIMDEVFGEENFVAQLIWKRMDSPSRNDEDRKFSAYHEYLLVYARGDAEVGITREHRPGIVDAYPLTLPDGRKARRRQLRKNGKSAAREDRETMWYDLTAPDGTQVWPKDPVEGWEGRWALSRKTWDDRTADGMTEWIKRDYGWVPYYIETAPDAPTAPWSTIWDDVDQNRQAKAELNELMGSVTADMTPKPTSLLRKLIGLAAGPSDLILDFFAGSGTTGQAVLELNRQDGGNRKFILVQFPEPTGRADFPTIADITRERVRRVIKKLNTEDAENTEKQKAELPLSATSVASGLKKSVPGFRAYQLDDSNFKLWDTDAAPTDAAALAKQLELMAHNVLDGRGDDDLLAELLLKCGHPGVTLTSAVETREVAGAPVHLLAEGRLALCLARALTQEVLRGIVALKPQRVLCLDVGFHGNDQLKTNTVLEMKSHGVQFQTV, from the coding sequence ATGACCTCACCCGCTTCGCCCGAGCGCCTGCCGCTGTCCTCCCCCGATCTCGCCGCCGAGCGCCTTGCCCGCCTGCGCGAGCTGCTCCCGGGCGCCTTCACCGAAGGCAAACTCGTCCCCGCGAAACTCGCCGAGCTCGTCGGCGCCGCGGCGCTCTCCGCCACGCCCGAGCGCTACGGGCTCTCCTACGCCGGCCGCGCCGAGGCGCTGCGCGAGATGCTCGCGCCCAGCCCCGGCACGCTGCGGCCCGACCGCGAAAAATCCGTCGCGTGGGACGCCACCGAAAACCTCATCGTCGAGGGCGACAATCTCCACGTGTTGAAGCTCCTCCAATCGGCCTACGCCGGGGCGGTGAAGCTCATCTACATCGACCCGCCCTACAACACGGGCAACGACTTCGTCTATCCCGACGATTTCCGCGCCGGCGTGCGGCACTACAAGGAGCTGACGCAGCAAACGCTCAGCACGAACGCCGAGACGAGCGGCCGCTACCACAGCGACTGGCTGAAGATGATGCACCCGCGCCTCGCCCTCGCCCGCAACCTCCTGCGCGACGATGGCGTGATCTTCGTCTCCATCGACGACCACGAGGTCCAAAGCCTCCGACCGATAATGGACGAAGTTTTCGGAGAAGAGAATTTCGTGGCGCAACTCATCTGGAAGCGAATGGACAGCCCGAGTCGCAACGATGAAGACCGGAAGTTCTCAGCCTATCACGAATACCTTCTCGTCTACGCTCGCGGTGACGCGGAAGTCGGCATCACGCGAGAACATCGCCCGGGGATTGTTGATGCCTATCCGCTGACTCTTCCCGATGGCCGAAAGGCGCGTCGTCGCCAACTTCGGAAGAACGGTAAAAGCGCGGCGCGCGAAGATCGTGAAACCATGTGGTATGATCTGACAGCGCCGGACGGCACGCAGGTTTGGCCGAAAGATCCGGTTGAAGGCTGGGAAGGTCGGTGGGCTTTGTCGCGAAAGACATGGGACGATCGAACCGCAGATGGAATGACCGAGTGGATCAAGCGGGACTACGGTTGGGTGCCCTACTACATTGAGACTGCTCCCGACGCTCCCACCGCACCCTGGTCCACTATCTGGGACGACGTTGACCAAAACCGACAAGCGAAGGCCGAGTTGAATGAACTGATGGGTTCGGTGACGGCAGACATGACGCCGAAGCCAACATCTTTGCTAAGGAAATTGATTGGATTAGCGGCCGGCCCGTCCGACCTCATCCTCGACTTCTTCGCCGGGAGCGGGACGACGGGGCAGGCGGTGCTGGAGTTGAACCGGCAGGACGGCGGGAACCGGAAGTTCATCCTCGTGCAATTCCCGGAGCCGACCGGCCGCGCGGATTTCCCCACCATCGCCGACATCACTCGCGAACGCGTGCGGCGGGTCATTAAGAAATTAAACACAGAGGACGCGGAGAACACAGAGAAGCAGAAAGCCGAGTTGCCACTCTCTGCGACGTCCGTGGCCTCTGGGTTGAAAAAATCCGTCCCCGGTTTCCGCGCCTACCAGCTCGACGACTCCAATTTCAAACTCTGGGACACCGATGCCGCGCCCACCGACGCCGCGGCGCTGGCCAAGCAGCTCGAATTGATGGCGCACAACGTCCTCGACGGACGCGGCGACGACGACTTGCTGGCCGAGCTGCTCCTGAAGTGCGGCCACCCCGGCGTCACGCTCACCAGCGCCGTGGAGACGCGCGAAGTCGCCGGCGCGCCGGTGCACTTGCTGGCGGAAGGCCGGCTGGCGCTGTGCCTCGCCCGCGCGCTGACGCAGGAGGTGTTGCGCGGCATCGTGGCCCTGAAGCCGCAACGCGTGCTGTGCCTCGACGTGGGTTTCCACGGCAACGACCAGCTCAAGACGAACACCGTGCTGGAGATGAAGAGCCACGGCGTGCAGTTCCAGACGGTCTAG